A part of Arachis hypogaea cultivar Tifrunner chromosome 12, arahy.Tifrunner.gnm2.J5K5, whole genome shotgun sequence genomic DNA contains:
- the LOC112729758 gene encoding uncharacterized protein yields MNNTGNEGTPIVDTYVTPLVLSAIGVIAMVLIVTTFFFIFWWQYLRPYRDQTINNTASGSPGKNNGVDEEILKKIPLITYNNRWQIEPECSICLGELKDGEVLRLLPACNHAFHVPCIDEWFKEHTNCPNCRSLITCEGNEPEDVLCSQEISDDTWVRVVTHGYDDDHNNNDDNDDDDASNSSNSTNSRLERLKHPSSVPLCHMKNNQCSFGMKLKRSFSMDQSYLCVAVTIQQRDHSVHHQELEASTSSSSSSKSKGIMMMNRYKSRSLSMKHIDQMSRVLLRPPSQFRNGSFGGFNNFILPY; encoded by the coding sequence ATGAATAACACCGGGAACGAAGGTACACCTATTGTAGATACCTACGTCACCCCTCTTGTTCTCTCCGCCATCGGGGTAATAGCCATGGTTCTTATAGTTACaacattcttcttcatcttctggtGGCAATACCTTAGGCCGTATCGGGATCAAACTATTAATAACACAGCTTCTGGAAGCCCTGGAAAAAATAATGGAGTCGATGAGGAAATCCTCAAAAAGATCCCTCTTATTACCTACAACAACCGGTGGCAAATAGAACCGGAATGTTCTATTTGCCTCGGCGAGTTGAAGGACGGGGAGGTGCTGAGGTTGTTACCCGCTTGCAACCATGCTTTTCACGTTCCATGCATTGACGAATGGTTCAAGGAGCACACCAATTGTCCCAACTGTCGCTCACTCATCACCTGCGAAGGTAATGAGCCAGAAGATGTATTATGTTCTCAGGAAATCAGTGACGACACTTGGGTAAGGGTGGTCACTCATGGTTATGATGACGATCATAATAACAATGATGACAATGATGACGATGATGCTAGTAATTCTTCCAATTCAACAAACTCGAGATTAGAACGACTTAAACACCCTAGTTCCGTACCATTATGTCACATGAAGAACAATCAATGTTCCTTTGGGATGAAGTTGAAGAGGTCCTTCTCTATGGATCAATCATATCTATGCGTTGCTGTTACCATACAACAAAGAGATCATAGTGTTCATCACCAAGAACTAGAGGCTTctacctcttcttcttcatcgaGTAAAAGTAAAGGTATTATGATGATGAACCGCTATAAATCAAGATCATTGTCTATGAAGCATATTGATCAAATGTCTAGGGTGCTCCTAAGACCCCCCTCGCAATTTCGGAATGGTAGCTTTGGGGGATTCAATAATTTCATTCTTCCCTATTGA